The nucleotide window ctgtaaaaagaaattaattaaggtGAATGGGAAAAATAGACAAtagagtataaaataaatttagaaattatcaGAATGAAGGTATGTACATACCACTGGCATTATAATTTGAACTGGGACTAATGGAACGGCCAGTAGTGCCAAGTCCTCTCGAGGAACTCCTGCCTCAACAAGCTTCAAGCCTGATACTGCATCACTTGCGCAGAAGCCaagctaaaaaaaaacaatataaaaaaaaagtaagtataaataaatatccatttatactttaattatattattataagtttaccTTAGCAGTAAATAGCACCAGAGCTAAAGTCTTCACTGCCGGTAGCTTTACAATAGTTAAGAGCTGTTTATATGCATTTACAATGTCTTTCATGCCCTTTGGTTGACTTTCCTTTGGCTCAATTTGGTCATTGGCTTCATGTTTTAATATTGCAACAATTGTTGTTGTAACAATAAATACCCAGCCCCAGAATAAAAGAAAACTAGCCAGTGTCACAAGACCGGTTTCTTCAGGTATGGTTCTGAGATATTTGTTACAAAAGTATGGAGATTCCAATGCCAAAAATAAGACATAGCCAAGGAAGAATCCTGCTGTTTGCCCTACTGTATTACATGTGGAGGCGTGGCCCACATTACgtctagaaaaataaattcattcatatttCAAACCGGGTATTTGATAGAAtctttaaaacttatttgtaaAATCTATATGTAATttcatgttaattatataattaaatataagaatattcttaagttcaaaattatagatttcaaattaactaaataaaaatataatcaactttACTAAAGTGAATAGTGATTTCCTATGTCAAATAAATGTATCagtgacaaataaaatatttatcacctTTTCAGCATAGTTAAAGCCCAACCATCGACTGCAATATCTTGAGTAGCTGCTAAGAAGTTAAGCAATAAAAATGATACAGTGAGAATTGTCATAGAGGGAGCTTTTTCATCCGATCCAAGCCATTCTGTCATACTGCTGGACATTATGATCATGCCAATACCAATGAGATATTGTACTGGCACAAGCCATGTTTTTCTTCTCCCAAATTCAGGCCAAAATATAGCATCTACTATTGGAGCCCAGAGCAGTTTTACACTAAAGGGCCAATTCACAAAACTAAACTCagcctgaaaataaaaaaaacgatatattgtaaatattaataataaaaaatttttgattgaatatattctgattagattattttttattgaatcttagcactttcaataaaaaataatcatgtatGGCAAGTTAAGTCGTAATTCATTTCACGTGTAGGTATTTTTATTAGgacattgtaattattttttatgactgaGCATATAATAAATGTCAACTTCATGTATTCTGagattttaattcttataaaaaaaatcaaatatatcacCTGTTGTGTGTATGTTATTCCTCGATTCTGTAATAACATAGGAACTGCTCCTGCTAGTCCCAAGGGAATACCTTGaagagtatataaaaataaaagcacaGCTATATTGATTTCATCTCCTTTAATGTTACTTTGGCCGGTATTTGAAGATGTATCGCCATTTTCAAGCAATTCTTCTTTTTCCATTGAACGTTTTCTTTTTGTCAGCGACATTATTATGTCGTGCAGTgtctgaaaattttatttttaaaatataaaatcccaCATGTTAATAATTGACGAAATTGagttttaagttaatataaaataataatttgttaattaaattgtaccTTAATTGTCactgttaaaaaatactttgaatttgATGTATAAAGTGTAATACTCCAAGTATTATACAATTTCTTCCttcaattgttaaatttatttgtatggatTTCGTATTTACTAATCCTAAAAGTCCACACATATAACACGTAAACTTTAGAAACGCAACGAAGATGCGAATGACAGTGTCAACTGTCAGCTGACAAGTGACAAGTGAGCTGTAAGCTGCCAATTACAAAGCactcattaattattttgttcagtataataataataattttgaatttatgtcATCATTTATCAaaccaaattttaaatatattgctattattttctacatatatttactaataactctatgatttaagaattattaatacttagaaattcagattaatttttattttctttcattgATAAATCTGCTGTACACGTTAGGTCTAAAAGCTGGGCTAGGGCAATAGAAGAACAGCACACGTTCGTATTAcgtgtttttgttttctttgatAATTGTCCACCTGAATCGTATCGGTTTGGGACGCGACTTTTTTAATCTAGGCACTTATCACCAACAGTCTTCACATATTTTGTCTcttcttatttaattaagatataaaaaatgagGCCTCAGGCCAGAAGGTTCTGTAGAAATACATAAAGAGGCTGCATTAAGTGAAGATGTGCATTGATCTTTATCGAACAGTATCAATGTTGAATTAAGTATACGCCGAAATGCTAAAAGACCTACATTGGTCTAATACATTGGCCCAACATAGGCCGGATACATAGTCACGACTCAATGTGTATTGTGGAGCGAAGGCATTTTAACTTAATGTCAATGTcattttacttttcaaattttgaaataaactttcatataaaatataaattaaatataaataatattttgttgtacttaatttgttatCAACAAGAAAATATGCTCCCATTGTTCAATcacttataaaagtttttttaatttcaattatttattatgctgCGCCAGTGTTTTTTACGATGCTTATTAGATTCGCATGCGCCTATTAAATTACCTCATAATGTAGAAATTTTCATAGGTCGCAGTAAAGACACAAAAATTAAAGATCAGTCGTGTTCTCGTCAACAAAGTAagctaatatataaattaatttgttattttatgtttaaaatctcACGTTAATTATAGTTACTTTAAGGGCCGATTGTGAAGAGTGCGAAGTCGAAATTAAGCCAATAGGTATTAATCCTTCCGGCTTAGACGGATTCGCTTTACAAAGAAATGGAGTGTATAAAGTGAAACATGGTAGtagaattgaaattttattgaataactaCATACACGTAATTGATTTTGATCCGCCTCCTGACACTGaagtatctaataataataaaaggaagCTTGAAGACGAAAAGCATGAGATATCACCAAGAAAAAAGTCAAAAACTCAATCAGAACTCGAACAATCCTCAAATATAAAAGAAGCCATGGAGGATATATGGGAAGAAGTTGACAGAGGTGAAGTTTATGTTTTTACCACTAAGGGTGTTAAGTCTAGCCAAAAAATAGCTGCATTTGATATGGATGGCACATTGATTAAAACAAAGTCTGGCAAAGTGCATCCTGTTGATACCAATGATTGGCAAATAGCTTTCCCTCAAGCATCGAAGAAGttaacagaaaaattaaatgaagattacaaaattgttatattgaGTAATCAATCTCCAATCGGAAGTGGAAGAGTTAAAGTTGATGACTTTAAGAAGAAAATTGAGGGTATAGTTGCAAAATTAAATGTTCCAATTCAAGTTTATTTGGCAACTGGGAAAGGATTTTATAGAAAGCCTGCACCGGGTATGTGGAAAGTACTTGCTGAACAGGTTAGATTTTATCATGTACCTATAAAAGAAACTAAacattattctataatattttaattgaggtAGTAGGCCGACTGGCAAATAGGGCACCTGATGGTCACTACTGCCTAAAGACATAGCTATATATGGCAGAgtgtgtaagaaatattaaacatccatcatttctattaatattaagttttatttctgtttctAGCCTAGCCttatttaaactaaacattatgttatgttagaagaaatattgtatgtttttttgttgCAAATGGACAATATTTCTTCAACCCATTATTGAGAATTGACatgtcataatttataaaaaatactaacttaTAGAAAAATGACAATCTCACCATCAACATGGATATTAGCTTTTTCTGCGGAGATGCTGCAGGTAGAGCAGTTAATTGGGCTCCAAGAAAAAAGAAAGATCACTCTATGGCTGATATTCTATTAGCAGAAAATCTTggacttaaattttatacaccAGAACAGTTTTTCCTCGGTCACTCCATAGCTAATGTTCCAATGATCAGGCCTGATTTTAATCCCAAGGAATTAAAACCAGAGGCATTCAATGATTCTTTAATAAGCAAAGAAAAAGaggtaaagataaaatataataatatttatgtttgtttttataaagattattgttGATGTAGTTGTGGTTGCTGAGTTTGCTTATATGTTATTGCTacactttacttaatttttgaatttgtaaattattgtttttcaacttatataaatacacttttatatataagctTAGTACCAATATATATAATGCTGGTATTAAGCTTATCATACTAACCTTTTATTATGttgaaaaacattatttacctataatatattttacgttttttccAGTTACTTGTTTTAGTTGGTTTTCCTGGTAGTGGCAAATCTTTCTTAGCAAAAGAAATTGTGGAGAGATCTGGTAATAAATATGCAATTGTTTGTCGTGATGTCATGGGTACGTGGCAAAAGTGTGCATCTGAAGCAACTAAATTATTACAGGTATCTCATAAATTATACTAGGCATTGCTTCATAGTAAaatggtaatattattttattacatatttagaaattgatttaaataagcCAATGTTATGATTGAATTTTTACTTGACCTTAATAAATGACTAATGCATAATACTCAATATAagatcatattaattataaaaaagcatggaTTTAGTATTTGCTGATTTCCTGCcaggatattataaatttaattgtacttgatTAACAtaaattctgtaattaaaatgttgacagagagcaactactgagtttcttagtggttcttctcagtagaaatTGCTCTCCCAACTGGCggcagctttacatttaaatcaatactgtaacataGTGATTCAAAATGTCTTTcatgaacctacttgaataaagaatattatgatcTTGATTATGAATCAGATTATGACAAATAAAGCTGTAATAGGTTATATCAGAGTAGCACAGTGTCTCAAGAAATTTAAGATAGTTCTCATAAAAACAGTGTAATTTTTTACAACAacagtttaattgtttttatgctttaagatatttaagattcactaaattattttgacattttaataaacattgtcaTTTAACTTGAAAATCAAAAATTTCATGGGAACTAACACACATACACAACACCagtattttatatgttagaGAAAACATCAGTTTTAAGTTAAGGTTAGTTtaagttttagtttaataataggATTATTATGAGACTTATCAATTTCCAGCAAGGTAAAAGTGTCATTGTTGACAGTACTAACCCAGATATAGAGTCTAGGGCTCGCTGGACGACCCTCGCTAAAAACATGAAGATTCAGTGCCGTTGTGCCAGAATGATGACTACAAAGGCTCATGCGTTACATAATAACAAGTTCAGGGAGATTATGAAGATAAAGCATGTGCCAGTTAATGATATTGTATTCCATACTTATAAGTGAGTATTCTTTTAAatctactattataaataatattgggatatatattattatgggtGAATCTGCTGAATtgtgaataaagtaatttatgcaAACATTAAACAGTTTtgtatgtcatttttttttgggaaaagtTTAGTTAGGCTGACTGATAAAATAGAAAGATGTATAAACTTCCATATGATTGAAAAGATAGGTGTACTGCACATCCTCTATTTTCTCTACTTTTTTATCCCTTAATTGATGagtgtaaaatattatcatagcaTTCCCTTGGATCAGATAGTGTAACATAGGTTTTGTTGATTTGTTGATCTCGggtaaaactttattttctcccaaatattttaaatgtctttttgtttcttaatattgCATTGTCCCACTTCCTTTGACCAAAcctcaaaaacatttttttaaatatatttaatgttgtaatttttttttcagaaacaaATTTGTTGAGCCTACTTTGAATGAAGGATTTCTACAAGTAATTGAAGTCAAGTTCAATCCATGTTTCGATAACAAGAGAGCTGAAAATATGTACAGATATTATTTGTTAGagaaatgaaatcaataaaattgtattgaaaataatttgttaaaatggataaataaaactttgatattatttagcacatttttttaattgcaaattgAACTGACAAATGACAAGTTACAGCACATTTATGAAGTTATTACTCCTAATTAGGCCGAAAGCCGTTAACCctctatattcataatttttagcTATGCAGTATTTAAACCATTTCACATTAAAAATTACCATAGtctacaaaaatattcattttatgtcccaaaaatagaaataattgtaccaatttatttaatttatgttgtaaATCGTTACCTACCAATCGctgtaaaatactttaaaaattgaatcgttacaataacaaaaacaataaaaggcgactgttgtatatttttttaaatcagtttgtCTATGGCTTAAAGTCactatcctttttttatttaaaagcatattTTGCTTTTAACTCATACGTGcaaaaatatgtctttatttacaaACGTCTTTAAccctacaaatatttttatatctattatatgaAAGCACATTACATATTGGGATtactttttaatcaataaagatTATATGATTTTGAGAAAattactttgatttaaatacattgatCAACTCTTACAATTATCATGAAAGTGTTAAACTAGAGGTGGGCTTTATAGTGTTCAGGTCAAAGCTTCAATGGCTTgcatttattcttaaaattatttatttgctcaatttctacattacatttaaaaatgccGTTGATGACGCAACTTGTAGACATAACAAAAAAGCTATAACTCATGTTGTACATAAAAACCATAGTTTTTATCTTCTTGTCGGTCCTGATTTTATTGTAACCTAACATTTCGAATAGCAACCTCATTTGTAATATATAGAATTTCATATTATCTCATTAAATAAAGTGATTCCAAATAATTTTCaacttgttttttgttttatttttgtcgaATAGCTACAATTGTTGCTTATTTATCGGTAATATAAAACCAATATGACAAAGTATAAGTTTAAAgcaattaattctttatttttgcaaataacattgtcgtgtttttttttaaatcaaaatctttCTTAACCACATAATTTGAAGTATGTATTTACTATAATGCAACTTTATGGACGGAtgatttttatatcttaatcattacttttgataataaatacatcgagcgcgtatataaataattaatttgactaaTTGCGATGATGTTAGGAAACTtacaatttagtattaaaattttttgaagtattttaaaaGGACAagcgttataattatttaatatgcataCTCGaatgtaaaatgaatatttatatgccTACTTCTCCGTTTATTAACTCGTTAACACTgctagaatattaatattctaaattaggctattttaaattgacaatattatttttgcaaatattcTTTAACAACATGTTTATACATTTCTATTGGATTTAACACCAGGACTGGTTAACGGTTTTTGGTATAGTGTTTTAATAGAATTCTCTATTCAGTGACGATTATAATCGTTTTCGGTACATGTCATTCAATTTCAGCATCGGGGTCTTCTTCATCTATTAGATTATCCAGACTCGTGTCCGAGTCATCTTCTTGtcatctgtaaaaataaaagcggtatacatttttatcttacGGAATGTCACTGTTAcggatatataatattagtaaatagtagcaaaattgtctatgtctaaatctcattgtctttgattagttcGATTTCGAGTATCTATattatttgacagtacgccagaaggctATGTGAGATTAGGGTCTATGCGGGAGGATCTCTGTAGTAATAATcagtatatagtaaataaacagttaaataaGATTAAGATTTAAGGTACACAAACAGAACATTCTGTACAACAATTTTACAGTCATAAGGCGTttcagaaaattaataaataaattagtggtTTTTGAcctgtacataaatatttatattttaaaacaatttaaaagtactATTATATAGAACATGAACATATAAGGTTACCTTGCAATATAAACGGTGTCTATGTGGGTGAGACGTGTGCCAGTGAGAGGTACAGCCGTTGAAACATGCCTTATCTTGCGCCTTTCAATGGTACTCCTTGCTTGTTGCACCGCAAGGTCTCCGCACCAACGTTCACAGCGAGCATATATAACAACTCCTAGAATACAGCTAATTTAGATTGGATGtacattattcatattattattacaaataaattgtgaatttaatataattagttacatactgtttttatataattaagaagtAGAACTTGTAGGACTGAACGTGCTTAATACAGAAACaggttgtaaaattaaatatgtgtgtcaatcaaaaacaatactaaaaatattaagtttaaaatgacGATGAATGTACTCAATAGACAatcataagtttaaatttaatcgtacattatattataataaatatattataattttgaaatagttttattttgatcgATTTTACTGGCATATACATTTCAATGATTGCCGAAATGTAGAGCATTAACTTTATGGTTCACTAAGAAAAATATAGACTTTTTACTTTATGGTTGATTTATTGGACACCTTAATACTTGATATAGGTACTAACCAGCCCCAGCGAAGAGAATTATTGCAGGCCAAGAGCTAAGAAGTAGTGGAGTAAGAAACAGCAAGGATAACGTCATTGTGATTGGCCCTTGTAATTTCTGAAATCGCTTGATGCCAATAATGTGAGCAGGTTGCCAGGTACTTATAAGCGTACCGCTTAGCCATACTAGAatcgatatatattattattagcgatTTATTCAAGCATGAGGGATTCCAACGCgtcattttattcaattcaaatattaatagttattattaaagtagaGACGCTTACATATTATGCCAGTCGTAAACATAGGTACTCGTAAGGCTTCATCACAGA belongs to Vanessa tameamea isolate UH-Manoa-2023 chromosome 13, ilVanTame1 primary haplotype, whole genome shotgun sequence and includes:
- the LOC113397954 gene encoding uncharacterized protein F21D5.5, yielding MLRQCFLRCLLDSHAPIKLPHNVEIFIGRSKDTKIKDQSCSRQQITLRADCEECEVEIKPIGINPSGLDGFALQRNGVYKVKHGSRIEILLNNYIHVIDFDPPPDTEVSNNNKRKLEDEKHEISPRKKSKTQSELEQSSNIKEAMEDIWEEVDRGEVYVFTTKGVKSSQKIAAFDMDGTLIKTKSGKVHPVDTNDWQIAFPQASKKLTEKLNEDYKIVILSNQSPIGSGRVKVDDFKKKIEGIVAKLNVPIQVYLATGKGFYRKPAPGMWKVLAEQKNDNLTINMDISFFCGDAAGRAVNWAPRKKKDHSMADILLAENLGLKFYTPEQFFLGHSIANVPMIRPDFNPKELKPEAFNDSLISKEKELLVLVGFPGSGKSFLAKEIVERSGNKYAIVCRDVMGTWQKCASEATKLLQQGKSVIVDSTNPDIESRARWTTLAKNMKIQCRCARMMTTKAHALHNNKFREIMKIKHVPVNDIVFHTYKNKFVEPTLNEGFLQVIEVKFNPCFDNKRAENMYRYYLLEK
- the LOC113398026 gene encoding acetyl-coenzyme A transporter 1, which encodes MSLTKRKRSMEKEELLENGDTSSNTGQSNIKGDEINIAVLLFLYTLQGIPLGLAGAVPMLLQNRGITYTQQAEFSFVNWPFSVKLLWAPIVDAIFWPEFGRRKTWLVPVQYLIGIGMIIMSSSMTEWLGSDEKAPSMTILTVSFLLLNFLAATQDIAVDGWALTMLKRRNVGHASTCNTVGQTAGFFLGYVLFLALESPYFCNKYLRTIPEETGLVTLASFLLFWGWVFIVTTTIVAILKHEANDQIEPKESQPKGMKDIVNAYKQLLTIVKLPAVKTLALVLFTAKLGFCASDAVSGLKLVEAGVPREDLALLAVPLVPVQIIMPVILAKHTTGPAPLSLWLRAFPLRLLVGPLAAGLVALTPSLLGDSGPSYSYLFVLMLLYVFHQTCLYCMFVAVMAFFAKVSDPAVGGTYMTLLNTVSNLGTNWPNTLALWAIDHLTYKTCNAPQLTDNTCATQLETDVCKANGGSCDTKIDGFYIEVVICVVAGFLWLQWGRKTISRLQRLPASAWQIGHNR